The following proteins are encoded in a genomic region of Capra hircus breed San Clemente chromosome 16, ASM170441v1, whole genome shotgun sequence:
- the FAM163A gene encoding protein FAM163A: MTAGTVVITGGILATVILLCIIAVLCYCRLQYYCCKKSRAEDADEEEEEEHDLPTHPRGPTCNACSSQALDGRGSLAPIPGEPCGQPCRVAAGHCTACSPYTSPFYIRTADMVPNGGGGERLSFAPTYYKEGGPASLQVAAPQSYPVTWPGSGREVFTNPRAISTDV; the protein is encoded by the exons ATGACAGCGGGAACAGTTGTGATCACTGGCGGAATCCTAGCTACGGTCATCCTCCTCTGCATCATTGCCGTCCTGTGCTACTGTAGGCTCCAG TATTACTGCTGCAAGAAGAGCAGAGCGGAGGATGCAgacgaggaagaggaggaggagcacgACCTGCCCACACACCCCAGAGGCCCTacctgcaatgcctgcagctccCAGGCCCTGGATGGCCGAGGCAGCCTGGCGCCCATCCCCGGCGAGCCCTGCGGCCAGCCGTGCAGGGTGGCGGCTGGCCACTGCACCGCCTGCTCCCCATACACCTCCCCCTTTTATATACGGACGGCTGACATGGTGCCCAACGGGGGTGGAGGCGAGAGGCTCTCCTTTGCTCCCACCTACTACAAGGAGGGGGGACCCGCATCTCTCCAAGTTGCAGCGCCCCAGAGTTACCCGGTGACGTGGCCAGGCTCTGGGCGCGAGGTCTTCACCAATCCAAGGGCTATTAGTACAGACGTGTAA